gatggctaagagctccctgcaggaggaatcttggcagggctgcacacggtgagtctgtggctgcagggcagtgcaggggaagctcctggaggcatctcctaaagctggcccagccccagctgatgggatgggtgagcaggggctgttttggggcactttggaagagctgtgaagccgggggtgcagccaggggtgcccagggctgtggggcagagcagggtcctgcagcccagggcgctgtgctgggcagggactctgctgcctgccaggggcagctctcagccaactctcccagggctggggcagaagggctgtgggcaaggagcaaacctggcagctgaggaatgatcttttccatgtctcaCTGTTGCAGGGTCAGACCACTATGTGATATTGAATGGAGAAAtttttgcaaagctcagaaaagacaggggctacaggaaaggaattagtcctgaggtgtgtttcctgcttagGCATTGTAGCATAGACATttttctctcagttcaggaggctgcactgaaattccagCTCTTTTACTCTCACagatgaatatttcaggcagtctcagaaatgagcacaggatcctgggcagtgctgaaccttcccttgggggtgggcactaTAAGCTGAGTTTTTGGCGGTACAtgaccagagctgctgctcctcacagcaccctcagaaaacacaaaccagagaaaagaaatgcctttcacttggaggggatttccttgaaaactgcactggctttgctgagaaggggctgtcttaattgttctctgtgctttccttttgtgaacagaccctgtcctaaggaacagcaaatgtccaacagcagctccctcacccacttcctcctcctggcattcacagacaggcgggagctgcagctcctgcacttctggctcttcctggccatctccctggctgccctcctggccaacggcctcatcctcagcgccatagcctgtgaccaccacctgcacacccccatgggcttcttcctgctcaacctctccctcacagacctgggctgcatctgcaccactgttcccaaagccatgcacaattccctccataacaccacaaccatctcctacatgggatgtgctgcacagctctttttctttttcttcttcatctcagcagaattttccctcctcaccatcatgtgctacgaccgctacgttgccatctgcaaacccctgcactacgggaccctcctgggcagcagagcttgtgcccacatggcagcagctgcctgggctactggctttctctattctctgctgcacacagccagtacattttccctgcccctgtgccagggcaatgccctgggccagttcttctgtgaaatcccacacatcctcaagctctcctgctcacactcaggctacctcagggaaattgggcttctTGGGGTtagtgcttgtttttgttttggttgtttcattttcattgttttctcctatgtgcagatcttcagggctgtgctgaggatcccctctcagcagggacggcacaaagccttttccatgtgcctccctcacctggtcgtggtctccctgtttctcAGCACTGCCatatttgcctacctgaagcccccctccatctcctccccatcacTGGATCTTGCCCTCTCAGTTCTGTATTCGGTGGTGCCTCCatcactgaaccccctcatctacagcctgaggaaccaggagctcaaggatgccataaAGAAAATGATAACTGGATTTAGAGTCAATAATAAAGTGTGTCTTTTATTCTGCATAACATTCCAAATGTAAGTCACTGCAATCTAAGCCTTTTTTCACCTATATGTCCCTTTTATTGTCAATACATTTCCTCActctttttctacttttataATGTTATCCACAAATCAATGGCACTGCTCATGGGATTTCTACATCAATATCTACCATTATTCTGTAATTCAAAGACTTTCAAAAGGCTTGTTCTCTGTACATTTGAGTAGAATAAAGTTCCCTGCCCTTACCTGTGTGCCCAAGATGCTTCCTCAGCCCttctctggagctgcaggggcagtgcctgtgtgcagagctggagggaagagactctcagcacagcagcacagccaggaacaAGGGCACTTGCTCCTTCAACATCTGCtctccagctccaccctctccttcccagccctgctgtgggtgcaaggcctgagtgctctggcagctcgGGCACAGTCCTGCTGTGTGTCCATGCTGGgatcacaggcagggacaggccctgggcactgctggcccagagctgggctccacaccagcagctccatcagTAAAGGGCATCtcctgagggcagggcaggaaggcttCAGGCTCTTTCTCCACAGTTACTGTCAGCAATGTGCTCCAGGAATGCCCTGGCAAAGCAAAtgccagtgcccagctgagagtGGGAGTGTGCAGGGTGGGGGCACGCAGCAGTGTCCTTgcacagccagagctcctggcacagccctgagggagcagcaggggctgggctgtgtcttTGTTCCAGGGACAGCCTGGGAAGGTGCCCCAGGGCCATTgtcacagagcagcccctgcaacccccattcccagtcctgGCCTCTCATCCCATCTGCAAGAGGTTGGTTGTCCCTCCATGAAGGGACATCAAGGGACCAGGTCAGAAGTCCAAGTTTGCTTTGTACTGAGGACACTTCAGCATGTCTGTTccgtccctgccctgccttctggcctgtccctttccctgcccagcaggaaaGCAGCCCCGCTGGGCAGCATTTCCCTTGTGCAGGCAGGAagggctctgcaggcaggagcggctttgccctccagcagaggcacttctgccctttctcaaagcccagagcacagctgggcactgggatgcAGCCAGAGGCACCCACAGCTCCATGGGTCACCCTctgagctgcctgcacagcttcAGTGAGCaccaaacagagaaagaaatgctcTCACTCACAGGAGTCCAAGCAGGGGAGAGGGGACATGAAGAAGACAAAGGAGATAAAGAATTTAAAGTTAAGAGGCAAATATATCCATTGATAGAAGGGACTAGGACAGTAAGATATCATCAGTGGAGTTTTCCCTAAACGGTATATGAGGCTGCTACAGCTCCACCACTCTGAGTGACCCCTGACTGAGGACAGCAcagtctctgctcccagcactgtcaCTGCCATTTCCTGCACCTTTGGCACATGCAGAGTGTTTCCTGCTGTTGCCCCATCCCATGACCAGCACTGGGCTGtttgccagccctgctctctgcaagACCCATGCACTGGAAGGGTtgtctccagcagagctgcacccTGGCTCGGGGCCTTTCTGTCATCTACAGTCAccatttcctgcttttcccagacaCTTGTTGTGACCCTGatgtactgggtcacttcttctgtgaccttgctccagggctggaactctcctgcagtgtcaccatgacactcctgctctctgctttccaggtttcattttctgatccagtcttcccctcctgttcacagggacatcctgtgagtgcttcagagctgccatcctggggcagctcctgcccagcatgggcaggcacaaggtctctccacctgctcctctcccctccccagtgccactgttttctgcagcctcctcctccttgcccagcacagccctcctggcacagttggacacagcccttgttctaccccctcctcaggcacctgcccaaccccctcagctccaacctgatagccagaaaccttcagggcagggaggcactggggaaaatgctcAGGACACGCATGGACTGCAGGGAGAGACCACTGGAGTGATGGGTCTGTAGGGAGAAATCACTGCTGCCTCCCTTCTGAATCACCCTCAGGACCTGGACAAACCTggattttttcttgtttccatgaggccctgcagtgtcaaaatggccccttgattccatgaggctgCACAGTGTCCCcgggttcctttggctccagaatgCCCTGTTATGTCACAGTGGTCCCTTCAGTCCATGAGGTGTCCTCAGTGTCAGAATGACCCCTTTATTCCATGAAGTTGCACAGTGTCCCTACGTTCCATTTTTCCACGAGTTTCCCCAGTatcacaatggccccttgattccatgaggttgcacagtgtcatcacaaagctgagcccatcctgatgaaagttctgaggaggttaggaggaactgggacaaaagggaaggaaaattggggaaggaaagaggggcttgacTAAGAgacaggaaagattttgatgaaataaaaccaggttcagggaatgctgagggtgctgaaacactgactgtgcaaacactCCTGATTGACCTTTATGCACTTTGTAACCTCAAGCCCCAACACTACCCaaaagtgctgcccctcccattgaaaggaatccactgctctaattccaagccaaaaaaaccccaaacccagaactccagactctttTGTGTCCTCTAAtgcccaccccattcccaaacCTGTGTTACCAGTATGAAAAACCAAGTTTTTATCCTAACCCAGCgcaaaaagctcttcccctaatcatgaaccagacactgccagcagaacaacaaaccccccaaagttctgcctaatccccaccctgagctctaaaccccaagccctgaccattaagcacctccacagcccttgggagcagggcaaggacctgcagggcccagagcaggcccagggggttggcagaggaacgggaggtgacctggatctgctcagctctgcagtgacccccaggagaagggcctgggctctgggagggatgtcctgtggcacaggggctcaggatccaagttaAGAAGACCAAGTGTACAAGGCAACAGCCAGaactggtgcagagacatcagggagggtctagaaatgctgctgggagggggtgggaaagcaggaggggtgtgtgcagcctgcaaggccagagcagcagcagggccagggcaggacagcctgcaggagagatggccaagggctctggcagggctgcaaggcccaaaggcacccaggcctttgtccccttgcctctggcagctgcctctgccactcaggccaaCACAAGCacctttcctggcaggttctgcccttggtttctgcctcgcccctccctcaggagcctggcaggggttgcccagttttgggcctttgttgttgctccccctcccatcccagtgccccccaaacagccctgagccagccgggagggacaggatctgctgggccagggcctggggctcaggccttggcctttgtgctccacaaaaccaaggcaggctttgctcagcattgcaggggcctgcccagagcctttgtctgcctgcactcctggcctccaaggagctgctccaaggagtccctggggaggctttgtcagggcctgccctcagtggggcccagcaatgcttcaaggcacttggagtttggcttctgacttcttcagcagcttcttcaatcttctctcagcacctcaggatCATGGATGCAGCTGTAAACACactgtggggctcattaaaacactgaaaaacaaattattttcattcctttaattatcctcaagtcttcaagacttctagagctaattggagttgttttgtagtttagctaaggaggatgactttaaagtgaaagtcatgaaaaatatatattttttcatgaaagggaatgatttccacagagccttgggatgcaagagggtcagggcacaAACGAATTGGATCCAAAGATAAGGGGACAAAAGACATTACTAGCACTTAATCACtgaccaattgaacagttatcaggtgattcaatagcatgtgctacaattttaacagtgactgaattatagattcacaacaaCAACAGTCCCACCACAGCCAATTCACACCCATagccaggcagagatgtgtggacacatcaagagctgggtgcggaaaggtccctctcccaaattctccttgttgtcagggaaaaactcccccaaatccctttgtgtttccaacagacaagggtcacagctggaggagtgtttgtggagggggatcagaattgtcctgggcaccaGCGAGGGTCTTTgaagtgttgcaaactggagggttcccgagctgggagaggctgccagaggtgtcccactgagagggaggtgctggggagctgccagggcctccctcagccccgctggttgtgggctcccaaggtgactggctttagttatctgctgaatttccatcctggtgtcaggaatgactggagtttccaaactatttgggaattgtatcctAACCGTTCCATTTGGGTTACGATTCTGgtagggaatgttccaaggctaCCCAGTGTTCCCCATCTCTTACACCCATCCaaatcagctggatggtttcttgacaatgtgtcccgaggggcggcacctccgatgccatagaaacccctccccctggattaggaaacctttggaattcaggaggtgttccagtggagcatgaaaatgaacagcaattttcctaaagcccagacccaagcagaacaaagccaggccccctcagtggcagagcaaaggtcccccatccctgtgtccctgtggccgctgaggcggcagcgcaggcccgaggcggtgccgggtcccggtgcagccggggcagagcggcggctgcgcgagcggcaaccccggcggtgagtgcggcagccccgtgggagcggcggctccgggcacagacgccggcggcagccgctgtggctcctggaaccgagtggccattgggacactgcagggcctcctggaatccaggggccagtgggacactggggagcctcttagagccaagggaaccctgggatattCTGGAACATCGTGGAATCAAGGAGCATTTGTGACACTGTAGGGAGtcaaggaagcaaaagaaagaagagacactatggaacctcatggaaccaagggttcattgtgacactgcagggcctcatggaaccaaaggaagcctcagagtttttgcaacctcatggaatcaaggggctaTTTCTgtcaggatgctctgctctgataatacctaaaaaatGATCAGAGAATACAAACAATACAAGCTCTCTCtagtgagttactgctggtgtcgtggtgctgtttttaatgttgaattatgctaaacccaaaatgtttcatgaaacttcaagcacacatcctgctttctgaagcaggatttgacagataagctgctccctggccttgAAATAcgtctggcagtcaaacccttgataactataaaagccccatccaactgtCATGGtgcagattcttccacagacttccttgaagtgtgtggagcttctgccatgaagcaggggcagctcttcatggtcactctccaggggttaagtgaaagagagagaactactCCCTATcgttgtggggtgagttacctcaatctctgcttcaggattgtttctttttgctggctttgatccaactgctttaatagaatgactttgatagactACAATATCCTATCTTAAACTATACTGCTAGgagttttttggcttttatactgggcagtaaataattctgattgaGGTCTTTTGTCTGCTCACTTGTCTGgtaaattttctgttcatttgacataataaataattcattttaaagaaatatttctgatttgccatcactaaaacttgc
This Pseudopipra pipra isolate bDixPip1 chromosome W, bDixPip1.hap1, whole genome shotgun sequence DNA region includes the following protein-coding sequences:
- the LOC135404592 gene encoding olfactory receptor 14J1-like, giving the protein MSNSSSLTHFLLLAFTDRRELQLLHFWLFLAISLAALLANGLILSAIACDHHLHTPMGFFLLNLSLTDLGCICTTVPKAMHNSLHNTTTISYMGCAAQLFFFFFFISAEFSLLTIMCYDRYVAICKPLHYGTLLGSRACAHMAAAAWATGFLYSLLHTASTFSLPLCQGNALGQFFCEIPHILKLSCSHSGYLREIGLLGVSACFCFGCFIFIVFSYVQIFRAVLRIPSQQGRHKAFSMCLPHLVVVSLFLSTAIFAYLKPPSISSPSLDLALSVLYSVVPPSLNPLIYSLRNQELKDAIKKMITGFRVNNKVCLLFCITFQM